One part of the Trypanosoma brucei brucei TREU927 chromosome 4, complete sequence genome encodes these proteins:
- a CDS encoding retrotransposon hot spot (RHS) protein, putative (RHS5: pers. comm. Frederic Bringaud, CNRS/BordeauxII University.) translates to MNQNGGSVGDTRNVLNGWLNGAYRPMKRQASRENENPSETGEGKSLEEKLYDSTYNAKWSYIIIDDGTQPLGMTLVDGMPNEGLMWKDEELNVVPKIEETLEQKPERTEGVELLVLTSEMGWPYTGFARGSNSDIFIRREELRVWNVVRSGIELWRTQRVIPGCLYLPRSYVAIGNPGIGKSQNLGSFILYKLLHYDAEELPVVAYFRGVAAYIFEKSDNGGVGRVREYSKEAAITFMKVISSNTRGYIIYDFVNKGEQPPADVAPKWGSILISSPNLRNFDSWQKQRKGAFIVVNCWEMSEMRAFFSRMGLKLFPQATHVELREKWNMYENRVERVGPSLRYVFDEVMYGQELTAVDGELGSIVAGNKYGIYTKVLDNCGEWRDNDASHKLVKIVRIKAREGNSFDTYVCVAHSESIKKRILNVVFSGIAEEWALTTGMMRNASAIGLYFEENAIKYLCSPRVLTCFVSLITKLPANERARRMRTRKSILQHVRDDLLKVGRTNTVPGDINWAESEGAPVELYVPCIPNYPVADAFFIVDDKEAAQASGTTGKKTIVLLQFTVASRHDTKTDEFIHLLQSLLPSAEGGGHQNEATVEQLEEITEMFHWEIIYVQHFESTAMRSEQKCEITQGKAKHRSHQFVKGFWKNNVQQYHVQYEDNIVIKMLAVAAAGRR, encoded by the coding sequence ATGAATCAGAACGGCGGTAGTGTGGGAGATACTCGGAATGTTTTAAATGGATGGTTGAATGGTGCGTACCGCCCAATGAAGAGACAAGCCAGCCGAGAAAACGAGAACCCATCAGAAACCGGAGAGGGCAAGTCTCTCGAAGAGAAATTATACGATTCCACCTATAAtgcgaaatggagttatATTATTATCGACGATGGAACTCAACCATTGGGAATGACGTTGGTTGATGGAATGCCCAATGAAGGTTTGATGTGGAAAGATGAGGAACTTAATGTTGTCCCCAAAATTGAGGAAACTCTTGAACAGAAGCCGGAACGCACGGAAGGAGTTGAGCTGTTGGTTCTTACCTCAGAAATGGGTTGGCCATATACAGGCTTTGCCCGGGGAAGTAACAGTGACATATTCATTCGCAGAGAGGAGCTCCGCGTATGGAATGTTGTAAGGAGTGGAATTGAATTATGGCGTACCCAGCGTGTTATACCGGGATGTCTTTATTTACCACGATCATACGTTGCCATTGGTAATCCTGGGATTGGCAAATCTCAGAATTTGGGTTCTTTTATCCTCTACAAGTTATTGCATTATGATGCGGAAGAGTTGCCTGTTGTTGCGTATTTCCGTGGTGTAGccgcatatatatttgaaaaaTCGGATAATGGTGGCGTTGGCAGAGTTAGGGAGTACAGTAAAGAAGCGGCTATAACGTTTATGAAGGTTATATCATCTAATACACGTGGTTATATTATTTATGACTTCGTCAACAAAGGCGAGCAGCCACCGGCAGATGTGGCTCCAAAATGGGGAAGCATTTTGATCAGTTCACCCAATTTGAGAAATTTTGACAGCTGGCAAAAGCAACGTAAAGGcgcttttattgttgttaactGCTGGGAAATGAGTGAAATGCGGGCTTTCTTCTCACGTATGGGACTCAAGCTGTTTCCTCAAGCCACGCATGTTGAGTTGAGGGAAAAGTGGAACATGTATGAGAACCGTGTGGAGCGTGTCGGACCTTCACTTCGTTATGTGTTTGACGAAGTAATGTATGGACAGGAGCTTACTGCAGTGGACGGGGAATTGGGGAGTATCGTAGCAGGTAACAAGTACGGAATATATACTAAGGTACTGGACAACTGTGGGGAATGGAGGGACAATGATGCATCACATAAGCTCGTGAAGATCGTTCGTATCAAAGCTCGAGAAGGAAACTCCTTTGACACGTATGTCTGCGTGGCGCATTCTGAAtctataaagaaaagaattttgAATGTAGTGTTTTCCGGCATTGCTGAGGAGTGGGCACTGACAACTGGTATGATGCGGAATGCATCTGCCATCGGGCTTTATTTTGAGGAGAATGCAATTAAATATTTGTGTTCCCCCAGAGTGTTAACTTGCTTCGTAAGTTTAATAACGAAACTTCCAGCAAATGAAAGGGCCAGACGCATGAGGACACGCAAAAGCATTTTGCAACACGTAAGGGATGACCTCCTCAAAGTTGGTCGAACAAACACAGTGCCAGGTGACATCAACTGGGCTGAGtcggagggggctccggtgGAATTATATGTGCCGTGCATTCCCAACTACCCCGTAGCGGATGCATTCTTTATTGTTGATGACAAGGAGGCTGCACAGGCTTCAGGAACcacaggaaagaaaactattgtgttgttgcagtttaCTGTTGCCAGCAGACATGACACAAAAACCGACGAATTCATTCATTTGTTACAATCCCTCTTGCCAAGTGCGGAGGGAGGGGGTCACCAGAATGAGGCTACCGTTGAGCAGTTGGAGGAAATTACTGAGATGTTTCACTGGGAAATCATTTACGTTCAGCACTTCGAATCCACAGCGATGAGGTCTGAGCAGAAGTGTGAAATTACACAGGGTAAGGCAAAGCACCGCAGTCACCAGTTTGTGAAGGGATTCTGGAAGAACAATGTGCAGCAGTACCATGTGCAGTATGAGGATAACATAGTTATCAAAATGCTTGCGGTGGCTGCTGCGGGCCGAAGGTAA
- a CDS encoding retrotransposon hot spot (RHS) protein, putative (RHS3. Chimeric gene between RHS1 (N-terminal domain) and RHS3 (C-terminal domain): pers. comm. Frederic Bringaud, CNRS/BordeauxII University.): protein MRRPRDEHVAPPPAQPPQMPQRYKRFSDCKMNSTVRDFLLEEYATLPKMNLHDFLNQCFSNTYNTVNVSMETFVKNPEDYIKDAEILEDIQGLYEFREYKRIVEKLPETEMWINYLKEEKIYTISDWVNGATPEVKNSISPVARGRLNAVQYAVTESEVWFLPRVSVKSCRDVYDSFYNAKWSYVMSGYDAEPLGMKVFDGRPQRIWTEAELNITPKTADVDARVKEGSNGLEIFVLTSEKGWPYNRFVLGYTERCKTICKHVYIRREIMRVWYIIQRGLKAWWMEATAEGPPIHIIIGTSGIGKTCGLGSFLFYSLLHFNEGMLDVVAYFLEDSAFLIYNREGEERGTVDEYERWESAVAAINKMKSESKGHIVMDTRYAMEQLYTQLPSDVWSVTFLTFPKSDHFDEWSANKGGHQIIMNCDDVRDMKAFMAWKKLSIHTGEKVSNRRRYELKREIEDEWKIVEERINLIGPLPRYIFGLGCYEWHLKSVYDALRAMKKSDKYCYNDIIEHTADWRNDEVMNKLVKIVRVKGNVGGVESYKCQALSLMIRNMMMN, encoded by the coding sequence ATGAGGAGGCCACGGGATGAACATGTagcacctcctcctgctcagcctccacagatGCCGCAGAGATATAAAAGATTTTCTGATTGTAAAATGAACAGTACAGTGAGGGATTTTTTGCTGGAAGAATATGCGACATTGCCCAAAATGAATCTGCATGACTTTTTGAATCAATGCTTCTCAAACACGTATAACACAGTGAATGTGTCAATGGAAACGTTTGTTAAGAATCCTGAAGATTATATTAAGGATGCCGAGATTCTTGAGGATATACAGGGGCTTTATGAGTTCAGGGAGTACAAAAGGATTGTTGAGAAACTGCCTGAAACAGAAATGTGGATAAACTACcttaaagaggaaaaaatttaTACCATCAGCGATTGGGTGAACGGTGCAACTCCAGAGGTGAAAAACTCCATTAGCCCTGTAGCAAGGGGAAGGTTGAATGCAGTACAATATGCTGTCACGGAATCAGAAGTATGGTTTCTGCCGCGTGTTTCTGTCAAAAGTTGTCGAGATGTTTACGATTCTTTTTACAAtgcgaaatggagttatgtgatgtcgggttatGATGCGGAGCCACTTGGAATGAAGGTATTCGATGGAAGGCCGCAGCGCATATGGACGGAGGCAGAATTGAATATAACTCCTAAAACTGCCGATGTTGATGCAAGAGTAAAGGAAGGATCCAATGGTTTGgagatttttgttcttacgtcggagaagggttggccatacaacAGGTTTGTATTGGGTTACACTGAGAGATGCAAGACAATTTGCAAGCATGTATatatccgtcgtgaaattatgcgcgtgtggtatataatCCAACGAGGTCTGAAAGCATGGTGGATGGAAGCAACAGCTGAGGGTCCACCAATACATATTATTATTGGCACGTCTGGAATTGGTAAAACATGTGGCCttggatcatttttattttattcactgcttcacttcaatgaaggaatgcttgatgttgttgcatatttctTGGAGGATTCTGCCTTCCTGATATACAACCGAgagggtgaggaaagagggacTGTTGATGAATACGAACGCTGGGagtctgccgttgctgccataaataaaatgaaatctGAAAGCAAAGGGCACATTGTTATGGACACAAGGTATGCAATGGAGCAACTATACACTCAACTTCCCTCTGATGTTTGGAGTGtaactttcctcactttccctAAAAGTGACCATTTTGATGAGTGGAGTGCAAATAAGGGAGGCCACCAAATTATTATGAACTGcgatgatgtgcgtgacatgaaggcatttATGGCATGGAAAAAGCTGTCAATACATACAGGAGAAAAGGTgtccaacagaagaagatacgaattgaagagagaaattgaAGATGAGTGGAAAATAGTGGAGGAACGCATTAATTTAATTGGACCGCTGCCTCGTTATATATTTGGTTTAGGTTGTTATGAGTGGCATCTGAAAAGTGTGTATGATGCGTTGAGAGCTATGAAGAAATCTGATAAATATTGCtataatgatattattgaACACACGGCTGACTGGCGGAACGATGAAGTTATGAACAAGTTGGTGAAGATTGTAAGAGTAAAAGGAAATGTTGGAGGAGTCGAATCATACAAATGTCAAGCCCTATCGCTGATGATCAGAAATATGATGATGAATTAA